Below is a window of Sandaracinaceae bacterium DNA.
GCGGCTGCGCAGCGAGGCGGCGGGCCTGCGGGCGCTGACCCGTCTGCGCATCCTGGTGGCCTCCGCGCGAAGCGAGGCGCTCCTGGCGCCGCCGGGCATCCGAGCGCAGCTCTACCGGCTGGCCCGTGGGGTGGCCGACGACCTGCTGCGCGAGGGGGTGGAGCGCGACACGCTCGCACGCATGCCCTACCGCGAGGGGGACCCCGAGCAGGCTCAGGCGCTGAACGCGTTGCGCGCGCTGCCGTCCGAAGACAGCGAGCTGCTGGAGCTGCACTTCGCCCGCGAGCTGCAGCCGACGGAGATGGCGTGCGTGCTGGAGCGGCCGCTGGCCGACATCGAAGCGCGCCTAGCCGACGCCCTGCGCCTGGCTCGCGCCCGGGTGGCCAGCGCCAGCCTGCGTCACGCGTCGCTCGAGACGCTGCTGCTGCACGCCTTCGCGCTGCAGCTGGAGTGCGGAGACGCCACCGCGACGTCCGAGCTGCTGAGCACGCCGCGGGTGGATCCCGCAGCGCTCGGTGCTCCCCCGGCTCAGCTGGTGGGGCGGGTGATCGCCGGGCGCTACGCCATCGAAGCGCGCGTGGGCAGCGGCGCCTTCGGCGACGTGTACCGGGCGCGCGACACCGAGGTGCGCGGGCACGTGGTGGCGCTCAAGATCCTGCACCAGCCCTCGCCCTCCGAAGACGAGCGCGAGCGCGCGCTGCGTGAGCTGCGCCTGATCGCGTCGGTGTTCCACCCGTCCATCGTGCAGTTCAAGGACCACGGCTGGCACGAGGGGCGGCTGTGGTTCGTGATGCCATGGTACGAAGGCGAGACCCTCGAGGACCGCATCGAGCGCGAGCCGCTCACACGGCACGAGGCACGCGCCATCTTCGAACCGCTGGCGCGGGCGCTCGCGTCCATGCACGCGCGCGGCATTCGGCACCAGGACATCAAGCCCGAGAACATCTTCCTGGCCGCGCTGCCGGGCGACAGCGCGCCACTGCCCGTGTTGCTGGACCTGGGCGTGGCCGCCGAGGACGCCGAGATGGTGTTCGCGGGGACCCCCACGTACTTCGCTCCGGAGGTGGCCTGCCAGTTCGCGTCGGTGGACCACAAGCCCCCCGTGGGACACGCCGCCGACGTGTTCGCGCTGGCGCTCGCGCTGCGCAACGCGCTCGAGCCCAGCACCCAGGAGGACGTGCCGAGCAACGCGGTGGAGACGTTCATCGAGGCACGCGCGCGCGCCGTGCCCGCCCTGCCCCGCAACCCGCAGCTGCGCTTCCTCGAGCCGGCGTTCACGCGCTGGCTGGCCCACGACGCCGACGAGCGCCCGAGCGCCGCCGAGCTGGCCGAGCAGCTGGCCGTGCTGACGCTGCCAGAGGAGCGCCGCGCACGGCGTCGGCGAGCGGCGGCCATCGCCCTGCCCCTCTCGCTCATGGTCCTGCTGGCCGCGGGCGCCACCTACGAGCACGTACGCCAGGGCGAGCTGGCGCGGGCCATGGAGATCCACCGCGCGCAGCAGGCCGCCGAGCAGCTGCGCGGCAACCTGGTGGACACGCAGGCGCACGTGGAGCAGCTGCGCGGACGCGTGCAGGAAGGCGCGTTCTCGCGCCAGGAGCTGCAAGCCAGCCTGGCCGCGCACAGCCACCGGCTCATCGACAGCGAGTCGCGCGTGGCCGCGTTGACCAGCACGGTCACGGATCTGCGCGTGGGCACCGAAGCGCTGACCGCCTCACTCGAAGAGCGCCGGCTGCGAGCCGCCACGCTCGAGCGCGAGCTGCTAGCCACACAACAACAGCTGACCACGCTGGGCCAGCGCCTGGACGAGCGGCGACAGGAGCTCCTGGCGCAGCAGGGCGTGCTGGACGAGACGCGCCGAGCGCTCCGCGATAGCCGCGGCGCGGAGGGTGCCGCGCGAGCCAGCGCCGAGACGAGCGCAGCGCTGGTGGCCTCGGAGCGAGCACGCGCCGACGCGCTGGCAGGCAGCATCGCGCGCCTGCACACGGAGCAGGTGCGCCTGAACGCCGACCGTCAGCGCGCCATCGACGCGCTGCAGGCCGCCGAAGACGAGCTGCGCACGCTGCGGCGCGAGGCGCGAGCGCGCGCCACGGCCCGCGAGTCCAGCGCGGCCACGGAGGAGGGGGTGACGCCACAAGCTGCGCCGCCGCCCATGCCCGCTGAGCCCGCTCCGGGCGCCTGACGCTCCGGAAGCCCGGCGACGTGGGGCGCCACGCGGACGCTCAGCGGCGCCCCTTGAAGCCCATCATGTCTTGCACGGCGCCCTCGCTCAGCTCGGCGATCTCGTGCGCTTCCCGCAAGCGGTCCACGCACTCTTCGCAGGCCTTCTTGGCCTTGCCGTCCACCTTGATGGTGAGCAGCTCGTCGACGTCTTCACCGCACTCGCGACAGCGAGCCACGTTCAGCGCCCTCGGGGCAGGAGCCGACCGAACGCCGGCAGCACGAGGTTGCGCCGCACGGAGGTGACCGCGCCGCGGATGCCCGTGGGCAGCGCGCGGAACGCCACGTCCACGTGACCCGGGTCGGTCTCCACGGAGTGCAGCGTGACGAACGACGTGAGGATGGCGACGGCGCGCCGCACCAGCGGGTTCTTGCCCAGCTTGGGGTCGCGCATGAGGTCCAGCACCAGGCGGTTGCCGTTGGCCTCCGCGATGATGGGCGGGCGCTCCGGCATGTACGCCAGGAGCGTGCCGGGGTTGGAGAGGTCCAACGCGCCGCTCTGGATGAGCGCACCCACGGGGGACTTGCTGGGCCCCGTGACCTTGAGCGAGATGTTCTCGACACGCAGTGCCACGGTGAGCTCTTCGTCCGAGAAGATGACCTTGTCGATGTAGAGCGTGGCCGAGGCTCGAATGGGCGTCTGCATGAGGTCGATGCTGGCCCCGAACTGCAGCCCCGGGGGCACCGCGTCGAGCTTGATGTCCTCGAGCTTGCCCTCGCGTTCCGCTTGCTTCACGAGCCAGCGCAGCGCCACGAGCGGCACGCCGACGCGCAGCCCCAAAGCGCTCTTTACTGCGCGACCGAGTTCTTCCGGGTGGGCGCGGAGGTAGCTCCGCGCAGCGTCCAAAGCAGCCTGGGTGTCGACCATGCGGTAGATGATAGTGACAACGGGGAGTGGAGGGGAAGAGATTCCTTCGGGCCCCGCCCTGGCCATGCGAGCCTGGTGATCCGGCCCCCCCACGGGGGGCCACAGGACCGTTGCGATTTACACGCCGAGCGGGGAGCAGCGCCGGCGCGCTCGAACACGAACAGCCCCAACACGCGCGCCGCGAGCATGCCGAAGTAGAGCGGGTGCAGATAGCCCAGGATGTAGCCGAGGGGCGGCAGCACGCCGCGAACCAGATCCGCAACGGGCACCACCACGAAGGCGCTGACGCTCGCCAGCAGCGCGAGCGCGAGCAACGCCAGCAGCACCTGGGCATAGGCCACGGGGAGGCGCTGGAAGAGCCGCACGGTGGTGAGCGGGTTGAAGGCGTCGAAGACGCTGTCCGCGTGCGCGGCCGCGATGAGGGCCAGCGGC
It encodes the following:
- a CDS encoding protein kinase; the protein is MLQRAAETIATRRQQTVVDVLHGRALQHYAGALQQYLTLRLRSEAAGLRALTRLRILVASARSEALLAPPGIRAQLYRLARGVADDLLREGVERDTLARMPYREGDPEQAQALNALRALPSEDSELLELHFARELQPTEMACVLERPLADIEARLADALRLARARVASASLRHASLETLLLHAFALQLECGDATATSELLSTPRVDPAALGAPPAQLVGRVIAGRYAIEARVGSGAFGDVYRARDTEVRGHVVALKILHQPSPSEDERERALRELRLIASVFHPSIVQFKDHGWHEGRLWFVMPWYEGETLEDRIEREPLTRHEARAIFEPLARALASMHARGIRHQDIKPENIFLAALPGDSAPLPVLLDLGVAAEDAEMVFAGTPTYFAPEVACQFASVDHKPPVGHAADVFALALALRNALEPSTQEDVPSNAVETFIEARARAVPALPRNPQLRFLEPAFTRWLAHDADERPSAAELAEQLAVLTLPEERRARRRRAAAIALPLSLMVLLAAGATYEHVRQGELARAMEIHRAQQAAEQLRGNLVDTQAHVEQLRGRVQEGAFSRQELQASLAAHSHRLIDSESRVAALTSTVTDLRVGTEALTASLEERRLRAATLERELLATQQQLTTLGQRLDERRQELLAQQGVLDETRRALRDSRGAEGAARASAETSAALVASERARADALAGSIARLHTEQVRLNADRQRAIDALQAAEDELRTLRREARARATARESSAATEEGVTPQAAPPPMPAEPAPGA